Proteins encoded within one genomic window of Dyadobacter chenhuakuii:
- a CDS encoding TerC family protein: MEFEVIVSLLSLVALEAVLGIDNVIFISIIAAKLPANQQKKARQYGLVLAGVMRIGLLLLISLIMKLDKDLFVVFGEGFSGKELVLLAGGLFLLYKSSTEIYHKMEGEEGDQSKQIKASSFGQVLTQILIMDMVFSIDSIITAIGMVKEVWVMYVAVIATVILMLVAAETISNFVNRHPAFKMLALSFLLLIGFSLVSEGFGLEIPKGYIYFSMAFSLLVDVFQMRMNKSKSAPVKTHEHYQPGEDRLLP, encoded by the coding sequence ATGGAATTCGAAGTCATCGTTTCACTCTTGTCGCTGGTCGCTTTGGAGGCGGTTCTTGGCATTGACAATGTCATTTTTATATCAATCATCGCCGCAAAACTTCCTGCAAACCAGCAGAAGAAAGCGCGGCAATATGGTTTGGTACTCGCAGGCGTGATGCGGATCGGGCTTTTGCTTTTGATTTCCCTCATTATGAAGCTGGACAAAGATCTTTTTGTGGTCTTTGGTGAAGGGTTCTCAGGAAAGGAGCTTGTCCTGCTCGCAGGAGGATTATTTCTGCTCTACAAGAGTTCGACTGAGATTTATCACAAAATGGAAGGGGAGGAGGGAGACCAGAGCAAACAGATCAAAGCTTCGTCTTTCGGGCAGGTCCTCACGCAAATACTGATCATGGATATGGTTTTTTCCATCGATTCCATCATCACCGCTATTGGTATGGTAAAGGAAGTTTGGGTAATGTATGTAGCAGTTATTGCAACGGTAATATTAATGCTGGTAGCAGCTGAAACGATCAGTAATTTTGTAAACCGGCACCCTGCATTCAAAATGCTGGCTTTGTCATTTTTATTGCTGATCGGCTTCTCATTGGTCAGTGAGGGCTTTGGGCTTGAAATTCCGAAGGGCTACATTTACTTCTCTATGGCATTTTCACTGCTGGTGGATGTATTCCAGATGCGAATGAACAAATCTAAGAGCGCGCCTGTGAAAACCCATGAACATTATCAGCCAGGTGAAGATCGGCTTCTGCCATAG